Below is a genomic region from Brassica oleracea var. oleracea cultivar TO1000 chromosome C9, BOL, whole genome shotgun sequence.
AATATGGCAAATTCGATTGGTCGAGCTCAGCTTCCACTCGCAGTGCCAATTAACAAATGTAAGTCTTTTTCTAATCCTAGTTTAAAGGTCGTTAATTTGTATTATTAACGAGTGAACAAATGCGTACACAGCAATATCAACATTGGAGTTCCAAGACCCATCAGAGCATTACTTGAGTAGCTTGCGGGTCCCGGCTGCAAATCCTCCAAGCTTATTTGAGCTAGGACGGTACATTCAAGAACCGCCGCCAGAAAATCTCCGGTTTCCTATCCGGCGAGACGTCTACAAAGACTTGCCGCCGGGGAAAGAGCTCTTCTTCTCCACTTCCACAACGGAGCTTCTAGATTGTAGAGCAATCACATATGATATCATCAGCCCCGTAATGTTCCGCTTAAGCCCTAATTCCGTCATCTCCAGCAAAGACTCGCTGATCCCTCTTTGGGACGACTGCGTTAACCGGATGGTTTCAAAGTTTTGCGATATGGTGGTTTTGCGCAAACCGGATTCGTCTTCTTTTGTTGAAAACGTTCAAGATCAGTGGCCAAACGTTGTGGGATTCGTAAAAGGATTCGGATTATGGAGAGGAGAAGAGGTCGAGAAGGTACGCGAAGGTGCAGCTGTTCCTTCTTCTCTATTGGTCAAAAAGATTCTTTGGTCGTACGACGATCTTCCTTACATTCTTGGTTACCACGCAATAGGGTTCACCGTAACCTTCTGCGCTTTGAGCCGTTCTTCGCAAGACCGAGTGGTCTGCACTGATCTTTATTCATTCGACGTCTCTTCACCGTCGGACAGAATCAAGGCCTTGGTTCCTTGTTACCGTCTCGCTTCTCTTTTACATTTGCTTGCAGATCGGTGCACTATGAGGCATTTATGTTACAACGACTTCGAGAGAATTAGTCATAGAGATTTCGTGACCGAGATAACCCCTAACACGGTGACTAAGTATTACTCAAGCAAGAGAAAATGGAGTGTAGTGAAAGGAATCTACGATTTTCTCGACCAAAGAGTTCCACACGCGGAGCATTTGAATAGTGCAAGAGAGAAGGAACTATCACTGAGTTTTAAGCCACGTGGAGTAAGAGTCAAACCATGTAATGTTGATCATCTTATCGAGTCTCTGATGTGTGTGACGAGAGCTCTTGTTGCGCTTCATGACCTTTCGTTCATGCATCGCGACATGAGATGGGAAAATGTCATGAGAAGCGCGGAAATGACGACAACCACATCGGACGCGGAATGGTTTGTTTGCGGGTTTGACGAAGCGGCTGAGTCCCCGCAGCTTAACCCGCACCGCTCTATGGACGAGGAAGAGGAGGAGGAGAATGGGAGGCAAGCTCCGGAGATGGAGAGAGGGTTGCATGCGGTGAAAGTGGATGTATGGGGAGTGGGTTATATGATAAAGACTTGTGGATTGACTAATGTGCCAAAGATGTTGAGAGAACTTCAAGGGAAGTGTTTGGAGCCGAACCAGGAGAACCGTCCAACCGCAGCCGATTGCTTCCACCACCTGCTTCAGGTTCAGTCTGCCAGTTCATCCTCGTATTAGTCCTTTTAATTATATTTCTTAGTTCACATATGAATCTTGGAAACTTAGATCAACATTTAGGTTTTGACCATCAGCCGAGAAAACTTTGTCCCTTTTTAATAATTTTGGCAGCTTTGAAACTGGAGCAACGTTTCGTTTCGAATATTTTGAGAGATGGTAGTGAGTTGTAGTTAGCAGTGGATAATATCTAATATTTTCGCTGGACTCATGATATGCAAAAATAGAAGCAACTGTAGCTTAAAATATTGTTTTCTTTATTTTTCAATCGAGAGTTGATTATATTTATCATAAATCATTACAAGAGAATGGCACCATTTCCGATCCAACTCCAAAACACTATTTTAGTGTAATTTTCACACTATATTAGTGTAATCTCTCCAATCCAACACTAAAAATTACACCATTTTAACGCAACACTATAATTCTACACTGTGAAATTATAGTGTTGCACTAAAATAGTGTAACTTTTAGTGTTGGATTGGAGAGGTTTAGTATAAAAACCACACTAAAATGGCGTTTTGGAGTTGGGTTGGAGATGAAAAAAGTTTTAGTGTTGAAATCACACTAAAATAATGTAATCTTGACACTATAATAGTGTTTTGGATTGGAGATGCTCTTACACCTCTTAGAAAACCAGCAGACCCAACCACTCCCTAACAGCACAGCAGACCCAACCACTCCCTAACAGCAACAAACCCCGGAACCTAATACCCCGCCATCACCAAAACACATCACAGGCTAATTCTTACATTTACAAAAAGATCCTCATTCAACCAAACCGGGGCTCCTGTCGCCTGGCCCGGCTCAATCATATATTGGGCCCTGTGCAAATTTTATTTATATGAGAATAAGATACATAATTTTTTTTAAAATACGGTCCTAAAATTTTCTTTTTAAAATAGAGTCCTAAAATTTTTTAGAAAAAAACCTTATATTTGTTGTGAAACTAGAGAATAGAATCTATGTTTTCTGTATTATTCATAAACATAAGGAGTCCTTTATATATAGGGAATTACACCGTCATAGAATTATGGAAAGACTAAAGAAAGGAAATACAAATATGGAAAGAATACGAATCATAATCTAATAAAGAAAAGGAAAACTATGGTTTGATGTCTCTCTCTCTAGGCGCCGGCTCTCTCTCTCTCTCTCTCATGGCTGCCAGCTCTCTCTCTAGTATGAGCTGGTTATGGACATCCACAATATGATTTATAACACTCCCCCTTGGATGCCATAACCATACAGGGGTTGTAATACGCTTTAAATGTTGCCTCATTAAAACCTTACCAAGAAAACCTAGTGGGACAAAACCATGGTGAAGGAAAAAGAGTACAACACGTATTACTCCCCCTGTTCTAAACAACTCGCGGCTGGCCTCATGACCAGCCAAGATCTCCGAATGGTTTGAAGATGTGACCGCGATCGTCTGCTTCATGGAACGCCATGATATGGCCGTTCCACCATGTGTGAAAACATAGCCTGTTTGTGATCGAGCATTGTGTGGATCCGAAAGATAACATGCATCAGCAAAATTAACTAAACCTTCTTTGTTTTGGTTAGTATAAAATAAACCCAAGTCTTTCATTCCTTGCAGGTAACGAAGAACATGTTTAATCCCGTTCTAGTGCCTTTGGGTCGGACAAGAGCTAAATCTAGACAATAGATTCACGGCAAAACATATATCTGGTCGTGTGACTTGCCAGATACATCAAAGCTCCTATGGCACTGAGATATGACACTTCGGGACCAAGGACATCTTCATCGTCCATCTTAGGACGGAATAGGTCAGTGTCCAGGCCGAGGGACCTCACGACCATGAGGCTGGATAAAGGGTGTGAGTCGGCCATGTTAAATCTCTTGAGTACCTTTTCTGTATATGTCATTTGATGCACAAGGATTCCATCTTTAATATACTCAAGTTGTAATCCCAAACATAATTTCGTTTTTCCTAGATCTTTCATTTCGAATTCTTTCTTAAGATATTCAACTGTTTGGAAAATCTCTCTAGAGGTTCCTAGGATATTTAAATCATCAACATACACTGCTATAATCACAAAGCCCTGGGCGAATTTTTTAATAAAGATACAAGGGCTGATCGGATCATTCTTGTATCCTTCTCTCTCTAGGGACTCACTTAACCTATTGTACCACATTCGGCCTGATTGTTTCAATCCATAAAGTGACTTATTCAACTTTATACAGTGTTGTTCTCGAGTACTCGATTTGTTTTTCAACTCTATACCCTCTGGTACTTTCATATAAATCTCATTATCCAGTGGCCCATATAAGTATGCAGTTACAACATCCATTAACCGTAAGTCTAATTTCTCTCTTATAGCCAGACTTATCAGGAATCTAAAAGTAGTAGCATCCACCACAGGGGAGTATGTCTCCTCATAATCGATTCCTGGTCTCTGTGAGAATCCTTGTGCAACAAGCCGTGCTTTATATCTCACGACCTTGCCGTGTTCATTTCTTTTCCTCACAAAGACCCACTTATAGCCAATGGTTTAACATCATATGGTGTCTGGACTATTGGTCCAAAGACATCTCTCTTCTTTAAAGAGTTTAACTCCACGTTTATAGCTTCTTTTCATTTGATCCAATCTGATCGTTGAGTGCACTCATAAATAGACGTGGGTTCATGATCCTCATTCAAATCCATAAGTTCAAGTGCTACNNNNNNNNNNNNNNNNNNNNNNNNNNNNNNNNNNNNNNNNNNNNNNNNNNNNNNNNNNNNNNNNNNNNNNNNNNNNNNNNNNNNNNNNNNNNNNNNNNNNNNNNNNNNNNNNNNNNNNNNNNNNNNNNNNNNNNNNNNNNNNNNNNNNNNNNNNNNNNNNNNNNNNNNNNNNNNNNNNNNNNNNNNNNNNNNNNNNNNNNNNNNNNNNNNNNNNNNNNNNNNNNNNNNNNNNNNNNNNNNNNNNNNNNNNNNNNNNNNNNNNNNNNNNNNNNNNNNNNNNNNNNNNNNNNNNNNNNNNNNNNNNNNNNNNNNNNNNNNNNNNNNNNNNNNNNNNNNNNNNNNNNNNNNNNNNNNNNNNNNNNNNNNNNNNNNNNNNNNNNNNNNNNNNNNNNNNNNNNNNNNNNNNNNNNNNNNNNNNNNNNNNNNNNNNNNNNNNNNNNNNNNNNNNNNNNNNNNNNNNNNNNNNNNNNNNNNNNNNNNNNNNNNNNNNNNNNNNNNNNNNNNNNNNNNNNNNNNNNNNNNNNNNNNNNNNNNNNNNNNNNNNNNNNNNNNNNNNNNNNNNNNNNNNNNNNNNNNNNNNNNNNNNNNNNNNNNNNNNNNNNNNNNNNNNNNNNNNNNNNNNNNNNNNNNNNNNNNNNNNNNNNNNNNNNNNNNNNNNNNNNNNNNNNNNNNNNNNNNNNNNNNNNNNNNNNNNNNNNNNNNNNNNNNNNNNNNNNNNNNNNNNNNNNNNNNNNNNNNNNNNNNNNNNNNNNNNNNNNNNNNNNNNNNNNNNNNNNNNNNNNNNNNNNNNNNNNNNNNNNNNNNNNNNNNNNNNNNNNNNNNNNNNNNNNNNNNNNNNNNNNNNNNNNNNNNNNNNNNNNNNNNNNNNNNNNNNNNNNNNNNNNNNNNNNNNNNNNNNNNNNNNNNNNNNNNNNNNNNNNNNNNNNNNNNNNNNNNNNNNNNNNNNNNNNNNNNNNNNNNNNNNNNNNNNNNNNNNNNNNNNNNNNNNNNNNNNNNNNNNNNNNNNNNNNNNNNNNNNNNNNNNNNNNNNNNNNNNNNNNNNNNNNNNNNNNNNNNNNNNNNNNNNNNNNNNNNNNNNNNNNNNNNNNNNNNNNNNNNNNNNNNNNNNNNNNNNNNNNNNNNNNNNNNNNNNNNNNNNNNNNNNNNNNNNNNNNNNNNNNNNNNNNNNNNNNNNNNNNNNNNNNNNNNNNNNNNNNNNNNNNNNNNNNNNNNNNNNNNNNNNNNNNNNNNNNNNNNNNNNNNNNNNNNNNNNNNNNNNNNNNNNNNNNNNNNNNNNNNNNNNNNNNNNNNNNNNNNNNNNNNNNNNNNNNNNNNNNNNNNNNNNNNNNNNNNNNNNNNNNNNNNNNNNNNNNNNNNNNNNNNNNNNNNNNNNNNNNNNNNNNNNNNNNNNNNNNNNNNNNNNNNNNNNNNNNNNNNNNNNNNNNNNNNNNNNNNNNNNNNNNNNNNNNNNNNNNNNNNNNNNNNNNNNNNNNNNNNNNNNNNNNNNNNNNNNNNNNNNNNNNNNNNNNNNNNNNNNNNNNNAGCGATTTCTATTTCAATTCAAGCATTCGGTTTTAATCAATCAAACAAGATAGTATTCGATTTTAATTTCAAGACATTAGGGTTTCGATCAAACAATCAATACGACTTCAATTTGAAAATCATTCAATTGGTTTTATCAATTCAAACAACCAAATTCAAGAATGAGATTATCAATCCTAGCAATCGATTTCTATGTGATCAAATTCAATACAGTTTTAATTAATCAAGGCTAGCATACTATATCCAAACATACAATCATTCAAACAATCAATTTCGATCTCAAAGATTAATTAGAGTTTGAATAAAATCGATTATGCATTAGCTTTAGGGTTTTAATGGATTTCATGCACAGCATGCATTATGCATGTATGCGGCTAAAGGTATTAGGAAAACGATTTTGATCATTAGATCAATTGGGGTTTAGGGAATCGAACTTATGATTATGAGCTTCGATTTACTCATTGGGGGTTTTGATCTATTACCCTATGGTTTTGATTTCAACATTAGATCATACTATTAGGGTTTGTAGTTTTTATGGTTTCGATTCTTATCAAACAATCAAATTCGGTTATGGGTTCTCTTTAAGGTTTCGAATTACCTTTACCTCAAGTAGGGTTGAATGGACCACCAAAGAGATGAACCGCAACCTGGAACTGATCGGAACGCGAGCTGATGTTGTCGCGAGCTGTACAACGTGCTGATCGGGTCGCGAGCTGTCCGC
It encodes:
- the LOC106316914 gene encoding uncharacterized protein LOC106316914 — its product is MGETTKGDATKPSPNQISSPKDSSLDHQTPTPSPIHHHHQSFHPSPIFIATVSSPGAPIIPKRPRFISSSGLSPPQWKALPSPSTLPTAATFPSLPSPSTTVVAASSTETAASSPLEQEGINTEKQQLETDSFQHKFRKGKYVSPVWKPHEMLWLAKAWRVQYQKQETGPGSGSGEGRGKTRAEKDREVAEFLNRNGVNRDSKIAGTKWDNMLGEFRKVNEWEKGGDREKYGKSYFRLSPYERKQHRLPASFDEEVYQELALFMGPRARALSIKRCIGGAPADVTLTPPSVETLPPILHPPFMTSRDDDVDNNRITSIGRGKRLALSIAGDDHPQYPYTHNIGRGSGLFSNRSYFNPSFETIPSSSSSLKDLRRIGKIRLTWEESVNLWAEEGEVDYGRIRVSGSSFLNADELTYLDDSIVACTMESFDDGPLRGFSLDKFISGQHLKVFGRQKSTSSSAPSPSVNMANSIGRAQLPLAVPINKSISTLEFQDPSEHYLSSLRVPAANPPSLFELGRYIQEPPPENLRFPIRRDVYKDLPPGKELFFSTSTTELLDCRAITYDIISPVMFRLSPNSVISSKDSLIPLWDDCVNRMVSKFCDMVVLRKPDSSSFVENVQDQWPNVVGFVKGFGLWRGEEVEKVREGAAVPSSLLVKKILWSYDDLPYILGYHAIGFTVTFCALSRSSQDRVVCTDLYSFDVSSPSDRIKALVPCYRLASLLHLLADRCTMRHLCYNDFERISHRDFVTEITPNTVTKYYSSKRKWSVVKGIYDFLDQRVPHAEHLNSAREKELSLSFKPRGVRVKPCNVDHLIESLMCVTRALVALHDLSFMHRDMRWENVMRSAEMTTTTSDAEWFVCGFDEAAESPQLNPHRSMDEEEEEENGRQAPEMERGLHAVKVDVWGVGYMIKTCGLTNVPKMLRELQGKCLEPNQENRPTAADCFHHLLQVQSASSSSY